In Chloroflexota bacterium, the sequence GATGAATGCGGTCGTCGGAGTTTAGCATCAGGAAGGATGTCAGGGAGGAAGTGAATGTGCCTACTGCCACCCCGGCCAGAATCAATGTGGTCAACGGCACCAGGCCGCCCACGCGTGCCAGACTATACACCACCAAAATGGTGAGCAGCGCGCCTACAAAAGCCCCCACCGGAATCCAGTAATACCCCAGCAAGTTTTCCGGCCAATGCAACGCCATTGCCGCGACTGCACCCAAGCCCGCGCCAGATGCCACTCCGATGACATACGGATCTGCCAATGGGTTACGGAATAAACCCTGATATGCGGCTCCACTCCCCGCCAGCGCAGCGCCTGTGATCATAATCAGCGCGGCGTGCGGCAAGCGCACGCGCAAAATAATCGTCGCAAAAGCCTCCGGCCAATCCTGGAGAATATCCAGCCCCGGAATCTGTTCAATCAAAATTCGCAGCACGTTATTCGGGGAGATATATACGGCCCCTAAAGCAATACTGAAAATTAGCGCAAACAGGAGCGCAACAATATTCACAAAAAACGGTCGCGAGCGAATGAATTTTACGATAATAAAAAAACCTCCTGCTTCGAGGCGGAGGCTTTCGTGCACGATTTGCGTGCCAGCATTCCATAAAGCCTTCCTCGAGGTTGGGATCAAACGGAACCGAGGCGGGCGTCCTGGCTTGAATCAGTGGTC encodes:
- a CDS encoding iron chelate uptake ABC transporter family permease subunit; translated protein: MHESLRLEAGGFFIIVKFIRSRPFFVNIVALLFALIFSIALGAVYISPNNVLRILIEQIPGLDILQDWPEAFATIILRVRLPHAALIMITGAALAGSGAAYQGLFRNPLADPYVIGVASGAGLGAVAAMALHWPENLLGYYWIPVGAFVGALLTILVVYSLARVGGLVPLTTLILAGVAVGTFTSSLTSFLMLNSDDRIHRALSFLLGGGTMSGWQPVLASLPYMALGVIMLILSGHRLNVLQFGEEQAQQLGISVERTKILIIVTASLTTAVAVSFSGVIGFIGLIVPHLVRMIWGADYRRLIPLS